GTAGGAAACCAGTACGCGGACCGGCTTGCCGGCCGGGAGCCCCGTGAGGCGGAAAGCACCCTTTTTGTCGGACAGGGTATAAGTGATCAGGCTGCTGTCTTTCGGGTCCTGGGCGGTGATGGTGGCCATTTCCAACAGCTCGCTGCTGGCGGAATCGGCTACGGCGCCTTTGATTTCGGTACGCTGCTGGGCTACAGCAGTGAAACAAAACAAACAGAGGAATACTACAATTGCATTACGGTACATGGAGGTATAATGGTTTCGGATAGCAAATTACGAAAGATTCGTAGATAGACGAAATGAATAGTTAAAAGATGCATGAACGGAAAAAATCCATACGCAAGCGGCGGAAATTATTAAGCTGGAAACGGTCATGATGATGCAGCGTGTTGATTGACAATTATTTAGATTGCTCCGGCGGTTATTATATACCAGCCGGTAGCGTTTTGCATATAATAGGCATGCCAACATGAAAAAAAGGGTGACTATCTGATAGTCACCCTTTCATTATATGATTTCGAAGTATTCCGGTTAAGCTTCGGCTTCTGCGTATGCGCTGGTAGGTTCGCAGGTGCAGATGAGGTTACGGTCGCCGAAGGTGTTGTTCACGCGGGACACAGAGGGCCAGAACTTGCTGGTTTTCACATAATCAAGCGGGAAGGCGGCTTGCTGGCGGCCATAGGGGCGCGTCCACTCGTCGGCGGTGATCACGGCCTGGGTATGGGGCGCGTTTTTCAGCACGTTGTTGGCTTTGTCTGCCTTGCCGTCTTCTACCGCGCGGATTTCTTCGCGGATGGAGAGGAGGGCGTCGCAGAAGCGGTCCAGTTCGGCTTTGTCTTCACTTTCCGTAGGCTCGATCATGATGGTGCCCGGCACCGGGAAGCTCATGGTGGGCGCGTGGAAGCCGTAGTCCATCAGGCGTTTGGCCACATCTTCCGCTTCAACGCCTGCGGAGGCTTTGAAGGGGCGGAGGTCCACGATGAATTCGTGGGCGCAGGTGCCGCTCACGCCGGTATACAGGATATCGTAGGCGTTTTCGAGCCTTGCCTTCATGTAGTTGGCATTGAGGATCGCGTATTCCGTGGCGTTTTTCACACCGGTACGGCCCAGGAGGCGGATGTAAGCGTAAGAGATGAGGAGGATGGAAGCGCTGCCGAAAGGAGCGGCGGATACCGCGTGCGCCTGCTTGCTGCCGTTGGTCTGCAGGTCAACGTGGCCGGGCAGGAACGGTGCGAGGTGTTTGGCTACGCAGATGGGGCCCATACCGGGGCCGCCGCCGCCATGCGGAATGGCGAAGGTCTTGTGCAGGTTCAGGTGGCAAACGTCGGCACCGATGAGGCCAGGGGCGGTGAGGCCCACTTGCGCGTTCATGTTGGCGCCGTCCATATAAACCTGTCCGCCGTTGTCGTGGATGATCTGACAAGCCTCTTTCACACCTTCTTCGTAAACGCCGTAGGTGGAAGGGTAAGTGATCATGACGCCGGCGAGGTTGTCTTTATGTTGTTCCGCTTTCGCTTTCAGGTCGGCGATATCGATATAACCGTTTTCCAGTGCTTTCACGATCACTACCTTATAACCGGCCATCACAGCGGAGGCGGGGTTGGTGCCGTGCGCGGAGATGGGGATGAGGATGATATTGCGGTGTGCTTCGCCACGGCTTTCGTGGTAATTGCGGATGGCGAGCAGGCCGGCATATTCGCCCTGGGCGCCGGAGTTGGGCTGCAGGGAACATGCGTCGAACGCGGTGATTTTGCAGAGATAATCGCTCAGTTCCTGTACGATCTGGAGGTAACCGCCTGCCTGGTCGGCGGGGGCGAATGGGTGCATTTTGCTCCAGTGGCTCCAGCTCAGCGGGATCATTTCGGTGGCTGCGTTCAGTTTCATGGTGCAGGAACCGAGGGAGATCATGGAAGTATTGAGCGACAGGTCTTTATTTTCCAGCCATTTGATATAGCGCATCATTTCCGTTTCGCTGTGGTGGCTGTTGAAGACTGGGTGCAGCAGGAAGGGGCTGGTGCGCTGGAGGTCAGCGGGGATGCCGCTGGCGGCGCTTTCCACTTCGGCTTCGGTTACGTGGCCGGCGTTGAATACGGCGAGAATGGCGTTTACATCGGCCACAGACGTGGTTTCGTCGATGGAGATGCCTACCTGGGTGTTGGAAACCTTGCGGAAGTTGATGCCGGCAGCCTGTGCTTTCGCGTGGGTGGCGGGTGCGTCGGTTACGGAAAGGGTGAGGGTGTCGAAGTGCCCGTTATTCACGGTCTGAACGCCTGCAGCGGCCAGTTTTGCTTTCAGCGCGGAGGCCAGCAGGGCGGCTTTGAGGGCGATATTTTTCAGTCCTTCCGGCCCATGGAACACCGCGTACATGGCGGCCATGTTGGCGAGGAGGGCCTGGGCGGTACAGATATTGGAAGTCGCTTTTTCGCGTTTGATGTGCTGCTCGCGGGTCTGGAGTGCCATGCGGAGGGCGCGCTGGTTTTGCGCGTCGATGCTCACACCGATGATACGGCCGGGGAGGGCGCGCTTGAATTCATCTTTAGTGGAGAAGAAGGCCGCGTGTGGTCCGCCGAAGCCCAGGGGGACACCGAAGCGCTGCGCGCTGCCCAGCGCCGCGTCTGCTCCCAGTTCGCCCGGAGGCGTGAGGAGCGTCAGCGCCAGCAGATCGGTAGCCATGGCAACATAAGCGCCTGCGCCATGTACGGTGTCGATGAAAGTGCGGTAGTCGGCCACGGTGCCCTCGGCGCCGGGGTATTGCACCAGCGCACCGAAGAACGATTCGTCGATGGCCACGGTTTCATAGTTACCGAAAACCACCTCGATCTGCAGCGGCGTGGCGCGGGTAAGCACCACGTCTTTGGTCTGCGGCATCACGCGCTCGTCCACGAAGAACTTGCCGCGGCTGATATGATCATGATCCTTGTTCAGTGCGTTGAAGAACATCGTCATCGCTTCCGCTGCGGCGGTAGATTCGTCGAGCAGCGAGGCGTTGGCGATGGGGAGGCCGGTGAGGTCGCTCACCATGGTCTGGAAATTCAGGAGGCTTTCCAGGCGGCCCTGGCTGATCTCGGCCTGGTATGGCGTGTATTGGGTATACCATCCCGGATTCTCGAATATGTTGCGCAAAATCACGCTCGGCGTGATCGTGTCATAATAACCCTGGCCGATGTAATTCTTGAATACTTTATTCTTCAGCGAAATATCCTTCAGCATGCCCAGGTATTCATGCTCGCTCATCCCTTCAGGAATGGCCAGCTCGTGCTGCATCCGGATGGAGGCGGGTACCGTTTTGCCCGTCAGTTCATCCAACGATCCGATTCCGATCTTTTCGAGCATGGCGCGGGTTTCCGCATCATTGGGCCCGATGTGGCGGCCAATGAATGCATGCTTGAATGTATTCAATAAATTCATGATGTAAGCAGGTATTAATTGAAAGAATGCGCAAAGCTATGATGTTTTTCCACAATGGCCAAAATACCCGGCCTACAGGGGATGTAGGCTTGATATTTGGCCTGCTTTCAGGACATGGTTTGTCATGGAATTTTCATAACGGGGGATTATCCTATTTTTGCATCCAAATAGTGAAAATGTCAGTCAGCCTCACCGATTGGGAGAAAAAAGCAAAGGAAGCGCAGAAAGCCAACAAACAATTCCTCCAGAAAATGCAGACCCGCAAGGGAAAAGGCGCCGAAAAGCACCTGCCGGAACTGCATGACGAGGCGTTTGCGCAAATCGATTGCCTCCAATGCGCCGGCTGCTGCAAAACTATCTCCCCCCGTTTCAAAACCCCTGATATCAAGCGCATCTCCAAACACCTCGGCCTCCGCGAAAGCGTGTTCATCGAAACCTACCTGCGGCTCGATGAAGACGGCGACTACGTTGTAAAACGCAGTCCATGCCCGTTCCTCGGCCCCGACAACTACTGCGGCATCTACGACGTGCGCCCGGGCGACTGCCACAATTATCCCTACACCGACAGCTATGATTTCTTCAAACGCCCCAATACCACGCTGCTGAACAGCACGATCTGCCCCGCCGTGTATTACGTGCTGGAACGGTTGAAATCCATCATTAAATAAGGAGAAAGGAAGAAAGGATTACGCTTTCAGGTCAAGCTTCCGCATGGCAGGGGAGATGATGTAGGTGGTGACCACCACGCCCAGTGTCATGCAGCCGCCGAAGACTACCGAGCCCACCGGCCCCAGGAGCCTCGCCATCACACCGCTCTCGAAAGATCCCAGCTCGTTGCTCGACCCCACGAAAATGGAACTAACGGACGAAACGCGCCCCCGCATGTCGTCGGGCGTCTTGAGCTGGAGGATCGTTTGCCGGATGATCACGCTGATTCCGTCCAGCATACCGCTGCCGAAAAGCGCCGCCATCGACAGGATAAAATGCTTCGACAACCCGAATACAATGATACACAGCCCGAACCCGAACACCGCCGCCAGCAACTTAATACCCGGCCGGGTCACAATCGGTCGGTAAGCCAGCGCCATCATGGTCAGAAAGGCCCCCACCGCCGGTGCGGCGCGCAAAGCCCCGAAGCCCTCGGGCCCCACTTTCAGAATATCGTTCGCATATATCGTGATCATGGCCACCGAACCACCGAACAGCACGGCGAACATGTCCAGCGTCATGGCGTTGAGCAACACTTTCGTGTCCCACACGAATTTCAACCCTTTCGTCAGCCGCTCTTTCACCGTTTCACCCATCTCTTTGTAATGCACCGGCTTGCGTTTGATCTGCAATATGCAGAACAGCGACACGAAAATGCATCCCAGTACCAGCAGCATCGACCAATGCACCCCGAACATCGCGATGCAAAGCCCGCCCAGCGCCGGCCCCGCGATCGCCCCGATCTGCCAGGCCGATGTGCTCCACGTAGTGGCGTTCACGTAAAGGTTACGCGGTACCAGCAACCCCAGCAGCGAGAAATTGCTCGGGCTCACGAACGCGCGGATGATACCGCCGCAGCACACCAGGAAATACATCATGAACAGCACCCAGCGCTGCGGAACGCCTTTCATCACATCGTCCCAGGTCAGGAGGAACAGCCCCGTTCCCACGATTACGTAGCCCAGCAGGCACTTCAGCACCATGCCGCGTTTCTCTTTCTTGTCTACGATATTGCCGGCGAACAGCGCCAGACAGAAGGCGGGAATGAACTCGGCCAGGCCAATGAGGCCCAGGTTGAGCGGGTCGCGGGTGAGCATGTACACCTTCCATTCGATAATGGCGAATTGCATCGAAAGCGCGAAGATCAGCGCAAAACGGATGACAAGGAAATACCTGAATTCCACATTCCGCATCGAGGCGTATGGGTCGTTCCGGGGTACAGTGGGTTCGTCCAAGCGGTATGGTTTTATTCCGCGCCAAAGGTAAGCGTTTCCGGTCAAAAGCCTTTCCGTTCCGCCCTTCCCGATTTTTAACTTCCGTATAGCCGGAAGCATTATTTTTATCGGGCATAAAATTCCAATATGAAACTAGTAAAGTTGTTTTTTACAGGCGCCATGATGTCCTGTTCCCTTCTCACTTCCGCCCAACAAGCCCGGTTGGAACTGGTGACCGACCAGGTGCAGTCACCGGTGTGCATGGCCGTTCCGGGCGACGGCTCCCACCGCCAGTTCATCGTCCAGAAAGAAGGCCGCGTCTGGATCATCCGGAACGGCAAACTCCAGTCGGAACCTTTTATCGACGTCAGCGCCGACATGGTGAAAGTCAATCCCTCCTACGACGAACGCGGGCTGCTGGGTATGGCCTTCCATCCCAAATTCAAACAGAACGGCAAATTCTATCTCTATTTCAGCGCTCCAGTTGAGAAACCAGGCAAAGGCCGCAACCACAAATCCGTGATCGCTGAGTACCGCGTGGCGAAATCCTCCGGCAATACAGCCGACCCTGCCACGAAACGCGTAGTACTGGAATTTGATCAGCCGGAAAGCAACCATAACGGCGGCGATATCGTGTTCGGGCCCGACGGTATGCTGTACATCGCTTCGGGCGACGGTGGCGGCGGGGGCGACAAGCACGGCGCCACCGGCAACGGGCAGGACCTGACCAACCTGCTGGGCAAGATTCTCCGCATCAATGTGGACGGATCGCCGTATTCCGTTCCGAGAGACAATCCCTTCCTCAAATCGCCCGGCGCCAAAGGCGAGATCTGGGCCTACGGCCTGCGGAACCCATGGCGCATATCCTTCGACAAGGCGAACGGACGGCTGTTTGCCGGCGATGTGGGGCAGAACAAGTTTGAAGAAGTAGACATCGTCACCAAAGGCGGCAATTACGGCTGGCGGATCATGGAAGGTTTCCATGAGTTCAATGTGCCGGACGGGGCCGACAAGTCGAAGCTCATCGATCCCATTCACGAATACGATCATAGCGACGGCATCAGCATTACCGGTGGCTATGTGTACCGCGGAAAAGCGTTGCCCGCACTGGCCGGGAGGTACATTTTCGGTGATTACAACGGCAAGACCTGGACGCTTGCGCAACAGGGCGGGAAGTGGACGCGCCACGACCTGGTGTTCACCAACAAACCTTCCGGTAACCTGCAGTTGTTGAGCTGGGGGCAGGATGAAGCCGGGGAAATCTACATGCTCGTGACAATCGCGGGCGCCAGCAACAAAGGTGGCGTTTATAAGCTCGTAAAATAGGACGAACCTGCCATTCCGGCTTATCAATGGCATACTAAAAAGGCAGGCGGTATCCCGGAATGGCAAATTGCACGGTTTTTGCCTCCAAGAATATGTTAAATCGAATGCAGGCCCTTATTACACCATGAATTAGGCTTATATTTGGTAAGATAAAATCCCGGACGGCACGCCCGCCGTCTGAATTGAAAAATCCGAAAAGAATAGGGTTATGAAGATGAAACTGAAAGCGGTCGTTCCGATATTGCTCATTGGCGTGTTGGCTGGCATATTTGCATTCGCTAAGATCGGTGTGAATGACGACCCCCCGGAAGATACCAGACGATCATGACCCTGGTGGGACAGATCCTGAAAGAAGGCCATTACCAGCCCAAACCGATTGATGACGCCTTTTCCCGTGAAGTGTTTGTCAAGTACCTCAAAAACCTCGACGGCGAGAAGAAATTTTTCCTGAAAAGCGATATCGACGAGTTGAAGAAACTGGAAAACCATGTGGACGACGAGCTGAACGGCGCACCGCTGGATTTCTTCAACAAAAGCTCGGAAATCATGAAGAAGCGCGTCGTGGAAGCGGCTACCATCTATCCTGAAATCCTCGCGAAGCCGTTTGATTTCACCAAACAGGAGAAAATGGACATCGACCCGGACGCCATTCCCTGGCCCACCGATGAAGCCGCCCGTGTGGAAGCATGGCGCAAGGCCCTCAAATACCGCACCCTCGAAAAATACGCAGACCTCATCACCATCCGCGATAAAGACAAGAGCGGCAAAACAGACGCCCAGCTCGAAGCCGAAGCCCGCGAAAAAGTGAAGAAGGTGTACGACCGTTATTTCGACCGCGTGAAGAACCGCACGAAAGACGACGACCGTTTCTCGCTCTATGTAAACGCCATCACCACTACCATGGACCCCCACACCGATTACATGCCGCCGCTGGAGAAACGCTCCTTCCAGGAGTCCATGTCCGGCCGCTTTTACGGTATCGGTGCGCAGCTCCGGGAAGAAGAAGGAAGGATTAAGATCGTGAGCATCGTAACCGGCAGCCCCGCCTGGAAACAAGGCCAGCTGAAGGCGGACGACGTGATCATGAAAGTAGGCGAGGGCGATAAGGAACCGGTGGATATCGGCGGTTTCCCTGTCGAAGAAGCCGTGACCCACATCCGTGGCTCCAAAGGTTCCGTAGTGAAACTGACCGTGAAAAGCGTGGACGGTACCATCAAAGTGATCCCCATCGTCCGCGATGAGATCAAGCTCGACGATGTATTCGCAAAATCCGCCGTGATCAACGGGCAACATAAAATCGGGTATATCTATCTGCCCGAGTTCTACGCCGACTTCAACGACCGCCAGGGCGCCTTCTCTTACGACGATGTAGCCGAAGAGATCCGCAAACTGAAAGCCGAGAAAGTAGACGGTATCATCCTCGACCTCCGCTTCAACGGCGGCGGCTCCCTGCCCGATGTGATTAAAATGGCCGGCCTCTTCGTGCCGGAAGGCACGATGGTACAGGTGCGCAACCGCTCCGGCGAAGTGCAGCAACAGCGCGACCGCGATAAAGGCGTGGCTTACGACGGCCCCCTCGCTATCATGGTCAACGAATTCAGCGCCTCTGCTTCCGAAATCATGGCAGCCGCCATGCAAGACTACAAGCGCGCCGTTGTGATCGGCAGCCCCAGCACATTCGGTAAAGGCACCGTGCAACGCCTCCTCGACCTCGACGCGTTCGTGAAAGGAGACATAGGCACCAGCCTCGGCGGCATCAAGCTCACCGTGCAGAAATTCTACCGCGCCAACGGCGGTTCAACCCAGCTCAAAGGCGTGGAATCCGACGTAGTGCTGCCTTCTCCCTACTACGAAGTGGGCGAGAAGAAAGATAAAGATGCGTTGAAATGGGACGTGGTGCCCCAGGCCGAATATACCACCTGGCAGGATCCGGTGGACGTAGCCCCGCTGAAAATGAAATCCGCCGAGCGCGTCGCTAACAACGAAGCCTTCAAAATGATCAACGAGAACATCGCCACCCTCAAGAAGCTGGATGAGCAGAAAACCTATCCGCTGGACCTCGCGAACTACCGCGCCGACCAGAAGAAGAACGCCGCGGCGCTCAAACGCTACGACTCCGTAAACGATAAGGTGCAACCGCTCAATATCTCCAGCCTCAAAACCGACCTCGACAAGATCGGTACCGATACGGTGAAACTCGCCCGCAACAAAGATTGGCTGAAAGCGCGGAACAAAGACCCTTACCTCAGTGAAGCGGTCAATGTTATGAACGACCTCATCATGCAGCAATCGTTCCCCAAGCTGAAAAATAACTATACCGACGCTACGAAGAAAGTTCCCGAACAAAAGTAGCCAGCCGGTAAACGAAAAAGGGTAAAGCATCACGCTTTACCCTTTTTTTATGTCCATCCGGCCCGTTACGCCGGATTTTTTTTATGGTTTTTCCAGCAGGATGTCGATCACCTTGCGGGTTTTGCGCACCTTCATCTTATCGGGCACATTGGCGAGGATTTCTTTACGGAACGCCTCGATGAGCGCCTGTTTGATGAAGTACCGGTGGGTAACAAGGCTGATTTCGCGGACGGGTTCAGGCGCCTTGAAAAAGCGGACCATGTTCAGCTGTTTGGCGGAAAGGTCCTGCAGGCTGAGTTCGGGGAGAATGGTGTACCCCTCGTTCAGTTCCACCATGCGCTTGAGGGTTTCCACGCTGCCGGTGTTGTATTCCAGATTCTTGAACTCGCCCATGCCGAATTTGTCCTGGCAGATGTTGAGCACCTGGTTGCGCATGCAATGCCCTTCGTTGAGCACCCAGATGTCTTTGGCGTCGAGGTCGGCGGCGTCTACCAGCTTCTTGTCGGAGAGCTTGTTGCTTTTGGCGGCGTAGATGACGAAGTTCTCGTAAAACAGCGGATGCTCTTCCAGGTGCTGGTTGTGGAGCGGCGTGGCCAGGAGACCGCAGTCCAGCTGTTCCTGCCGCAGCAGCTGGATAATCTGTTCGGTGGAATATTCCCAGACTTCCAGCTTGACTTTCGGGTATTTCTTCAGGAAGGCGGTGAGCACGCGCGGGAGGAGGTAGGGCGCAAGGGTGGGGATGATGCCGACCTTGAGGGTGCCTTGCACTTCTTTTTTGCGGTCGGCGATGATCTCGCGGATGCGGGCGTTTTCTTTCAGGATGATGCGGGCCTGCGCGATCACGGCCGAACCGATTTCGGTAGGCACCACCGGCAACTTGCTCCGGTCGAAGAGTTTGATGCCCAGCTCATCTTCCAGCTTTTGAATCTGCATGCTGAGCGTGGGCTGCGTGACGAAGCATTTTTCCGCGGCGGTAACGAAACTCCTGTGGGTATCTACCGCTACTACATATTCCAGTTGTACCGTAGTCATGATATTGTTAAAATCAATTGCAAGGTACGGGGATATAGGGGATCTCTATAAAAAAATTACGAACGGCCTTTTGAGCCGTTCGTAATTTATAATGTATTAAGTAACCGGGAATTAGAAAATCCGGTAGCGGTATTTGATTTTGTCGACGTTAAGGGTCAGTTCCCGCATGTTGATGGACGCCTGGATTTCCTGAACAGCTTCGTTTTTGAGGCCGCGGAACTCGTTCTGCTTGGCTTCCACGATGGCGCGGTCAGCCAGGGCATTGTCCTGCGCGAGGCGGAGGGAGTGGTTCACCTTGGTGTAGTAGGAATCCAGGAGGCTGAAGTACTCATTGTAGAGGTTCTCGAAGCGTTTGGTCTGGAGCACGAGGTCTTCCAGCTGGTTGTTTGCTTCCTTCAGGTTGGGATTGTCGCGGAGGAGGCCTTCATAATTGATTTTGCCGCCCTTGGTGTATTGGGCTTCCATCTTGGCGAAGAAATCCACCACTTTATCTTTCCGGAAATCGATGAAATATTCATTCAGCGACTCGGCGATGGTTTTGTTGCCGCGGTTGGGCAGGGGCATTTTGAGCACCTGGGAAGTGAAGGCCAGGTGGTCGTACATGTTGTCCTGCAGGAGGGAGAGCTGGTCTTTGTTGAAGTTCAGGCCAAACTCGAATTTCTGGTTCGCGTCGTTGAGCGCTGTGTAATAGATCACATATTTATTCAGTTCCTTCTCGAACTCCTGCAGCAGTTTGTGATTGATCGCCTTGTTGGACTGGCTCACGCTGTGGAGAAAGTTCATCACCGAGCTGGCGATGGCCAGGGGCGGGGTGAGGGAGGTGAAGGATTTGAAAATCGGGCTGTTGATGATGGATTTGGTGGATTCCACCAGTTTGGTATTACGCTCGTTCTTGTCGGATTTGCCTTTGAGGATGATTTTTTCCACCAGCTCCACCACGCGGTCGCTCAGGGAAAAGCCGAGTTCCTTGCTCTCCGGGTTGTTGAGCGAGGTGATGAATACATCCAGGTTGGAAGTGGTGGTCCTGGATTTGAGGTCGATGATTTTTTTGTTGAGCAGATAGTAGGTTTCGGATGCCTGGATCAGGTTGTTCTTGATCAGGTCATATTTGGTGATATTGTCCAGTTCCCGGCCCAGGGACAGCTGTTCGATGGCTTTGGCGTTCTGTTTGTCGCTGTCGGAGACTTTCTGCAGATCTTCCATGATTTTCTTGATGGTCGTATCGGCAGTCCTGACCTGCGGCGGTTTGATCTCCGCCGGGGGAGTCGGGGGCTGGTCCTGCGCCGTAGCGGTCAACGTCACAATTCCCGTCAGTGCAAATGGCATCGTCCACCTGATTAGCTTGAGCATGCTTGAAATGTCCTTTTTATGTTAAGAAAACCTTAAAGAAAATATAATGCCAAAAATAGTTCCAACATGTAAAGATAGTGATAAATTTTACTGCATAACCCAAAGTCAATAAAACCCGAACGTCGTATTACGCCTTTTTTATACCTTTGGCGGCTGAATTACCCCCGATTTTGGGATAAAACTGATTGACTTTGAGCATACGGCACCAGGCGGCATTGGCGAAGAAATATATCCGTTATTATTTGACGGCGGGCAACCGGCACGATGTGCATTCGCCATTCATCTTCACGCTCGTGGAGGAAGTGTTGAACAAAAAGGGATTCCGTCCGGCTTATGAACC
Above is a genomic segment from Chitinophaga pollutisoli containing:
- a CDS encoding MFS transporter, with the protein product MDEPTVPRNDPYASMRNVEFRYFLVIRFALIFALSMQFAIIEWKVYMLTRDPLNLGLIGLAEFIPAFCLALFAGNIVDKKEKRGMVLKCLLGYVIVGTGLFLLTWDDVMKGVPQRWVLFMMYFLVCCGGIIRAFVSPSNFSLLGLLVPRNLYVNATTWSTSAWQIGAIAGPALGGLCIAMFGVHWSMLLVLGCIFVSLFCILQIKRKPVHYKEMGETVKERLTKGLKFVWDTKVLLNAMTLDMFAVLFGGSVAMITIYANDILKVGPEGFGALRAAPAVGAFLTMMALAYRPIVTRPGIKLLAAVFGFGLCIIVFGLSKHFILSMAALFGSGMLDGISVIIRQTILQLKTPDDMRGRVSSVSSIFVGSSNELGSFESGVMARLLGPVGSVVFGGCMTLGVVVTTYIISPAMRKLDLKA
- a CDS encoding PQQ-dependent sugar dehydrogenase, which gives rise to MKLVKLFFTGAMMSCSLLTSAQQARLELVTDQVQSPVCMAVPGDGSHRQFIVQKEGRVWIIRNGKLQSEPFIDVSADMVKVNPSYDERGLLGMAFHPKFKQNGKFYLYFSAPVEKPGKGRNHKSVIAEYRVAKSSGNTADPATKRVVLEFDQPESNHNGGDIVFGPDGMLYIASGDGGGGGDKHGATGNGQDLTNLLGKILRINVDGSPYSVPRDNPFLKSPGAKGEIWAYGLRNPWRISFDKANGRLFAGDVGQNKFEEVDIVTKGGNYGWRIMEGFHEFNVPDGADKSKLIDPIHEYDHSDGISITGGYVYRGKALPALAGRYIFGDYNGKTWTLAQQGGKWTRHDLVFTNKPSGNLQLLSWGQDEAGEIYMLVTIAGASNKGGVYKLVK
- the gcvP gene encoding aminomethyl-transferring glycine dehydrogenase, translated to MNLLNTFKHAFIGRHIGPNDAETRAMLEKIGIGSLDELTGKTVPASIRMQHELAIPEGMSEHEYLGMLKDISLKNKVFKNYIGQGYYDTITPSVILRNIFENPGWYTQYTPYQAEISQGRLESLLNFQTMVSDLTGLPIANASLLDESTAAAEAMTMFFNALNKDHDHISRGKFFVDERVMPQTKDVVLTRATPLQIEVVFGNYETVAIDESFFGALVQYPGAEGTVADYRTFIDTVHGAGAYVAMATDLLALTLLTPPGELGADAALGSAQRFGVPLGFGGPHAAFFSTKDEFKRALPGRIIGVSIDAQNQRALRMALQTREQHIKREKATSNICTAQALLANMAAMYAVFHGPEGLKNIALKAALLASALKAKLAAAGVQTVNNGHFDTLTLSVTDAPATHAKAQAAGINFRKVSNTQVGISIDETTSVADVNAILAVFNAGHVTEAEVESAASGIPADLQRTSPFLLHPVFNSHHSETEMMRYIKWLENKDLSLNTSMISLGSCTMKLNAATEMIPLSWSHWSKMHPFAPADQAGGYLQIVQELSDYLCKITAFDACSLQPNSGAQGEYAGLLAIRNYHESRGEAHRNIILIPISAHGTNPASAVMAGYKVVIVKALENGYIDIADLKAKAEQHKDNLAGVMITYPSTYGVYEEGVKEACQIIHDNGGQVYMDGANMNAQVGLTAPGLIGADVCHLNLHKTFAIPHGGGGPGMGPICVAKHLAPFLPGHVDLQTNGSKQAHAVSAAPFGSASILLISYAYIRLLGRTGVKNATEYAILNANYMKARLENAYDILYTGVSGTCAHEFIVDLRPFKASAGVEAEDVAKRLMDYGFHAPTMSFPVPGTIMIEPTESEDKAELDRFCDALLSIREEIRAVEDGKADKANNVLKNAPHTQAVITADEWTRPYGRQQAAFPLDYVKTSKFWPSVSRVNNTFGDRNLICTCEPTSAYAEAEA
- a CDS encoding YkgJ family cysteine cluster protein, translated to MSVSLTDWEKKAKEAQKANKQFLQKMQTRKGKGAEKHLPELHDEAFAQIDCLQCAGCCKTISPRFKTPDIKRISKHLGLRESVFIETYLRLDEDGDYVVKRSPCPFLGPDNYCGIYDVRPGDCHNYPYTDSYDFFKRPNTTLLNSTICPAVYYVLERLKSIIK
- a CDS encoding carboxy terminal-processing peptidase — its product is MTLVGQILKEGHYQPKPIDDAFSREVFVKYLKNLDGEKKFFLKSDIDELKKLENHVDDELNGAPLDFFNKSSEIMKKRVVEAATIYPEILAKPFDFTKQEKMDIDPDAIPWPTDEAARVEAWRKALKYRTLEKYADLITIRDKDKSGKTDAQLEAEAREKVKKVYDRYFDRVKNRTKDDDRFSLYVNAITTTMDPHTDYMPPLEKRSFQESMSGRFYGIGAQLREEEGRIKIVSIVTGSPAWKQGQLKADDVIMKVGEGDKEPVDIGGFPVEEAVTHIRGSKGSVVKLTVKSVDGTIKVIPIVRDEIKLDDVFAKSAVINGQHKIGYIYLPEFYADFNDRQGAFSYDDVAEEIRKLKAEKVDGIILDLRFNGGGSLPDVIKMAGLFVPEGTMVQVRNRSGEVQQQRDRDKGVAYDGPLAIMVNEFSASASEIMAAAMQDYKRAVVIGSPSTFGKGTVQRLLDLDAFVKGDIGTSLGGIKLTVQKFYRANGGSTQLKGVESDVVLPSPYYEVGEKKDKDALKWDVVPQAEYTTWQDPVDVAPLKMKSAERVANNEAFKMINENIATLKKLDEQKTYPLDLANYRADQKKNAAALKRYDSVNDKVQPLNISSLKTDLDKIGTDTVKLARNKDWLKARNKDPYLSEAVNVMNDLIMQQSFPKLKNNYTDATKKVPEQK
- a CDS encoding LysR substrate-binding domain-containing protein, translated to MTTVQLEYVVAVDTHRSFVTAAEKCFVTQPTLSMQIQKLEDELGIKLFDRSKLPVVPTEIGSAVIAQARIILKENARIREIIADRKKEVQGTLKVGIIPTLAPYLLPRVLTAFLKKYPKVKLEVWEYSTEQIIQLLRQEQLDCGLLATPLHNQHLEEHPLFYENFVIYAAKSNKLSDKKLVDAADLDAKDIWVLNEGHCMRNQVLNICQDKFGMGEFKNLEYNTGSVETLKRMVELNEGYTILPELSLQDLSAKQLNMVRFFKAPEPVREISLVTHRYFIKQALIEAFRKEILANVPDKMKVRKTRKVIDILLEKP